A DNA window from Brassica napus cultivar Da-Ae chromosome C1, Da-Ae, whole genome shotgun sequence contains the following coding sequences:
- the LOC106396668 gene encoding shikimate O-hydroxycinnamoyltransferase-like, producing the protein MKINIRNAAMVRPAAETPSTYLWNSNVDLIIARYHSSSVYFYRSNGASNFFDPQVLKEALAKALVPFYPFAGSLRRDENGRIEIDCNAAGALFIVADTPSVIDDLGDFAPSVNLSKLVPHVDYSPGIHTFPLLVLQVTFFKCGGVSLGVGIQHHVSDGLSSIHFINSWSDMARGLDLTLPPFIDRTLLRAREPPHPTFHHVEYQPSPSMKIPLHPDNTTVSIFKLSRDLLVALKAKAKEDGNPVSYSSYETLAAHVWRSVTKARAFPDDQVTKLYIATDGRSRLRPQLPPGYLGNVVFTATPLAAAGDLLSKPTSYVAGLIHDVLARMDDEYLRSALDYLEMQPDLSALIRGAHTYNCPNLGITSWVRLPIYDADFGWGRPVFMGPSVIAFEGLSFVLPSPTNDGSLSLFIALRTEHMKLFEKYLYEI; encoded by the exons atgaaaattaACATCCGCAATGCCGCCATGGTCCGCCCCGCGGCCGAGACCCCATCCACTTACCTATGGAACTCCAACGTCGACCTCATCATTGCCAGGTACCACAGCTCCAGCGTCTACTTCTACAGATCCAACGGTGCCTCCAATTTCTTCGACCCCCAGGTCTTGAAGGAAGCCCTCGCCAAGGCCCTGGTCCCTTTCTACCCCTTTGCTGGCAGCTTGAGGAGGGACGAAAATGGTCGTATCGAGATCGACTGCAACGCCGCGGGTGCTCTCTTCATCGTCGCCGATACTCCCTCCGTCATCGATGATTTAGGAGACTTTGCTCCCTCCGTCAATCTCAGCAAGCTTGTTCCCCATGTTGATTACTCCCCTGGCATTCATACATTCCCGCTTCTCGTTTTACAG GTGACCTTTTTTAAATGTGGTGGAGTTTCCCTTGGTGTTGGCATTCAACACCATGTCAGTGATGGTTTATCTAGTATCCATTTCATCAATTCCTGGTCTGATATGGCTCGCGGTCTTGACCTTACCCTTCCTCCTTTCATCGATCGTACCCTCCTCCGCGCTAGAGAACCACCTCACCCCACTTTCCATCATGTTGAATACCAACCTTCTCCCTCCATGAAGATCCCTCTCCATCCTGACAATACCACCGTCTCCATCTTCAAATTATCCCGCGACCTTCTTGTTGCTCTCAAGGCTAAAGCCAAGGAGGATGGCAACCCAGTAAGCTACAGCTCGTACGAGACGTTGGCAGCTCATGTGTGGAGATCAGTCACGAAGGCTCGCGCGTTTCCAGACGATCAAGTGACCAAACTGTACATTGCGACTGATGGACGGTCAAGACTGCGCCCGCAGCTGCCCCCTGGTTACCTTGGCAACGTCGTATTTACTGCCACACCATTGGCCGCTGCAGGGGATCTTCTGTCAAAGCCAACATCGTATGTTGCTGGACTGATTCATGATGTTTTGGCTCGCATGGACGATGAGTATCTGAGGTCCGCTCTCGACTACCTGGAGATGCAACCTGATCTGTCAGCCCTAATCCGTGGTGCACATACCTACAATTGTCCAAATTTGGGAATCACAAGCTGGGTCAGATTACCCATTTACGATGCAGACTTTGGTTGGGGACGTCCCGTATTTATGGGACCTAGTGTAATTGCATTCGAGGGTTTGTCGTTTGTGCTACCAAGTCCCACGAATGATGGCAGCTTATCCTTGTTCATTGCTCTCCGAACTGAACACATGAAATTGTTTGAGAAGTATTTGTACGAGATATGA
- the LOC106393162 gene encoding uncharacterized protein LOC106393162, which yields MAMSARNKRVGKSAGKEIAHPTEVVGNQRLPSRLFATDRYPSKRFNLNASLEYLLLIRDVLEGADEMERLLGSCFGVLFRLQVRRCAFSAKLVHGLLTRQLVTKKRLELWPVFGGDPLRFSLAEFGHVTGLPCGEFEEGYVVDDKARPTKGDYVFSDRLFGGGRRDITIAEVAAMVACDKEMPLVRKLKLCLIIIVDGVLLATNQIPKPSVKHVKRLEKLDKFLSFQWGRESFWWTISSMIPPVKMIGKCDDPNGVFCRKLRLETKVLAGFPWALQLWAFEAILALLARLWPGNDEQTLLTYDGDKLPQHTGLGLVDVLDAEHDPKLTVQPMYKPWKDKEDGWGEFDS from the exons ATGGCGATGTCGGCGCGAAATAAGAGGGTTGGAAAGTCGGCGGGGAAAG AGATTGCACATCCAACAGAGGTGGTGGGGAATCAGAGGTTACCATCTCGTTTATTTGCGACTGACAGATATCCGAGCAAACGCTTCAATTTGAATGCTTCCCTGGAGTACCTTCTACTGATTAGGGATGTGTTAGAAGGGGCCGATGAAATGGAGAGGCTGCTTGGGTCTTGCTTCGGAGTTCTATTTAGGTTGCAAGTGAGGAGGTGTGCTTTCTCTGCGAAGTTAGTACACGGGTTGCTAACGAGGCAGCTTGTAACAAAGAAAAGGTTAGAGTTGTGGCCTGTCTTTGGAGGTGACCCTTTGAGATTTTCATTGGCCGAATTTGGGCATGTGACGGGTCTTCCTTGTGGAGAGTTTGAAGAGGGGTATGTGGTTGATGACAAGGCACGACCAACTAAAGGAGATTATGTTTTCTCGGACAGGCTTTTTGGTGGAGGGAGACGTGATATAACCATCGCAGAAGTGGCTGCAATGGTTGCATGTGATAAGGAGATGCCACTTGTTAGGAAGCTGAAGTTGTGTTTGATAATCATAGTTGATGGAGTTTTGCTGGCTACAAATCAGATACCGAAGCCGTCTGTGAAGCATGTGAAGCGGCTTGAGAAGCTCGATAAATTCCTTTCATTTCAGTGGGGGCGGGAGTCTTTTTGGTGGACTATTAGCAGCATGATACCTCCGGTTAAGATGATTGGTAAATGCGACGACCCGAATGGTGTATTTTGTAGGAAGCTTCGCCTGGAGACCAAAGTCCTGGCCGGGTTCCCTTGGGCACTGCAGCTGTGGGCATTTGAAGCGATACTAGCCTTACTTGCTCGCCTATGGCCGGGAAACGACGAGCAGACATTGCTGACTTATGACGGGGACAAGCTTCCTCAACACACGGGGCTGGGCTTGGTGGATGTGCTAGACGCTGAGCATGACCCAAAG